In the genome of Gadus morhua chromosome 12, gadMor3.0, whole genome shotgun sequence, one region contains:
- the LOC115555819 gene encoding uncharacterized protein LOC115555819: MSYVLRHNLTGVALQDLLTMFNEHFPGLVPATSYLFHKAYGQFGHYVPHFYCINCESYMGPSETAPKDCSSCNAEFDIERNLRVGSYFLVLSLSTQIVDIVKKSGMHLNERQSIPGIISDIQCGAEYEKLKKSGQIGADDISLMWNCDGIPVFNSNNFQIWPIQCQIIELSPKDRQANICIPCLWFGKSKPNMITFLTAFVAELKELEQTGIKWMDSENVEHTSKVHLLLCSSDSVARPLLRNTKQFNGKYGCDFCLHTGGGPYVWETPEPPLRTEMDHFLHAMLATPANPVMGVKGPSPLMELESFKMITGFIPEYQHSVCLGVTKQITSLWLDSKHHNEDWYLGGKVSDIDQELLAIKPPVEVTRAPRSVKDRKFWKASEWSPEQTVDDDDDNATVISDLSWVPEEPMDEEPPYMCDPHYK; this comes from the coding sequence ATGTCATATGTACTGAGGCACAATTTGACAGGAGTAGCTCTTCAGGATCTTCTTACAATGTTTAATGAACATTTCCCTGGCTTGGTGCCAGCAACCTCATATCTTTTTCATAAAGCGTATGGACAGTTTGGCCACTATGTGCCCCATTTTTATTGTATCAACTGTGAAAGCTATATGGGACCCAGTGAGACAGCTCCAAAAGATTGTTCTTCTTGTAATGCTGAATTTGACATTGAGAGAAACTTAAGGGTTGGGTCTTACTTTCTTGTACTTAGTCTATCAACCCAAATAGTGGACATTGTGAAAAAATCTGGGATGCATTTAAATGAAAGACAATCAATTCCAGGCATTATTTCAGATATTCAGTGTGGGGCTGAATATGAAAAACTCAAGAAGAGTGGACAAATAGGGGCTGATGACATATCACTAATGTGGAATTGTGATGGAATTCCAGTTTTCAACAGCAATAATTTTCAGATATGGCCAATTCAGTGTCAAATCATAGAGCTGTCACCAAAAGATCGCCAAGCCAACATATGTATACCATGCTTATGGTTTGGTAAAAGCAAGCCAAATATGATCACATTTTTAACTGCATTTGTGGCAGAGCTCAAGGAACTGGAACAGACTGGAATTAAATGGATGGACTCTGAAAATGTAGAGCATACAAGCAAAGTTCATTTACTCCTGTGCTCCTCAGATTCAGTTGCTCGCCCCCTCCTGAGAAACACAAAACAGTTCAATGGCAAATATGGGTGTGACTTCTGCCTTCACACTGGTGGTGGTCCATATGTCTGGGAAACCCCAGAACCACCTTTACGGACAGAGATGGATCATTTTCTGCATGCTATGCTGGCAACACCTGCTAATCCAGTAATGGGTGTGAAAGGCCCATCCCCTTTGATGGAACTTGAGAGCTTCAAGATGATCACTGGATTCATTCCTGAGTACCAACACAGTGTCTGCCTGGGTGTCACTAAACAGATTACATCTCTCTGGCTAGACAGTAAGCACCATAATGAAGACTGGTACTTGGGCGGCAAGGTCAGTGATATAGACCAGGAATTGCTGGCCATTAAACCACCTGTGGAGGTCACAAGGGCCCCAAGATCAGTGAAGGACAGAAAATTCTGGAAAGCATCTGAGTGGAG